The nucleotide sequence TTAAAGCAAATACAGTTTTTATAGGTTTTATGAAGTTTGAACCTTTGAAATTTGTCTCGGAGGCTTACAAAAATATAATTACTTACAATTCTTTAGGAAATATTGAGAAAAATTTAATTATTATGGTTGTGGTTTCTTTTGTGCTTTATATAATATCTTTAGCTAAAGTTAAGGTATCTTGGGAGGAATAAGTGGTGAACTTTTTTGTTATAGTATTAGCTAATTGTAGAAGATATCTAAAGAATTTTAGGTATACAGCTTCAATGATTGTTGTACCTATATTATTAACGGGATTTGTTACTTTCTTTAATTTGGGTAATTTTGGTACAGATGCTGATGATAAAATAGCAATAGTAAATTTAGATAAGGGAAGATGTGGAAGTGAATTAGTTAAATATTTAAAGGTTAAAGATGTATTTAATAAAAAAGATGTGGCAATTAAGGAGCTTAAGAATAATAATTATTCAGGGGTATATGAAATTGAAAAGGACTTTACAGTAAATATAAACAATGGTAGAGTGCCAAAAATAATTTCATATAAAACGGATGATGTAAGTTATAATGAGGCTTTTGAAAATGAAATGAAGAGTAAGATAAGTTTGATGGTCAAAGGTACAGGTAATGAGGGAAAAAGTAATCTGATTTTAAAATATAGAGAATATAGAGGCTCTTTATTAGATAGTACAGGTTTGACATTTTTGATTATATACTGCATGATGTTATTTTCTATGAATTTTAGTATGGATTTAATTAAATTAAGGAAAGATAGAGTACTTAAGAGGCTTTCGGTTACTAAGCACAAAACATATATTATAGTATGGGCAATGTATTTTGCAATGTTTATTACTCAAACTATTTTATATTCAATTTCATTCTTACTAAGTGCTGTAATGTGTGGATATAAGATTCAAAATATGGGGGTTACCGTTTTAAATATAGCACTTAGTAGTATTATATGCATAGGTATAGTTATAGTAGGTTCAAGAATATTAAAAAATGACAAAGTAGCTTCTACAGGATCATCAATTGTATGTTTATTAATGGTATACATAAATATTGTGGGGGGGAATGCTGCAAACTCTAATTTAAGTAAGTTTAGGAAACTGACTCCCTTTTACTGGATAATGGATAGTGTGGAAAAAGCTAAAGTATTTCCAAATTCAATTATAGTTTTACTCATAGCTTTAGTACTATTTACAGCAGGAGGATTTGGATATAATAACTTTTCTGAAAATGAGTAAAAATAAGTTGCTGCATTATTATAAAAAAGGAGAACTTAATGCAGCAGCTTATTTTTATGAATTTCTAATATATTTTTCAGCCATAAGTGAAGCTATAGAGCCGTCATTCACTGCGGTAGTTAGCTGACGTATTTCTTTTTCTCTAACATCGCCAGCGGCAAAAACACCCTTTATATTTGTTTCTAGATTTTCATTTGTTTTTATGTGACCTAGCTCTGTTAAATCTATAAAATCTTTGAAAAGCTCTGTTTTTGGCATAGTTCCTATATAAACAAATATTGCATCTGCTTTTAAAGAGCTTTTTTCACCTGTCTTTGAATTTTCTAAAACAATATTCTCTATAGAGTTTTCACCTTCAACATGCTTTATTTGAGTATTCAGCAAAAGTTTTACATTGTTATGCTTAAACAATTCATCCTGGCTTCTCATTTCTGCTCTTAGTTTTTCTGAACGATGAACAACAGTAAGATTTTTAGCATATTTAGTTAGGAATATAGCTGCATCTATTGCGGAATTTCCTCCTCCTACTACCACAATATCTTTACCGTCATACATTGCACCATCACAAAGCTCACAGTAATGAATTCCTTTTCCACGAAGTTTCTTTTCTTCTGGAACTGGTAGAGGTCTACTTTTGGAACCAGTTGCTATTATTACTGATTTTGGTTTATATATAGTATCACTAGTTTCTATTATCTTTTCAGTATCAGTAAGTTTAACAGAGGTTATATTCCCAAATTCATCTATTACGGCGCCAGCTTTTTCAGCATGTTCCTGCATTTTATCTGCAAGATCAGCACCAGAAATCGAATCAAATCCTGGAAAATTTTCTATTGAAGGTGTTTCTCGTATTTGACCTCCAACTAGTTCATTTTCAAGAATTATGAAATCAAGTTTTGCTCTAGAAGAGTATATGCCTGCAGTAAGACCAGCAGGACCAGCACCAATTATAACAAGATCTAAAATTTTTTCTTTCTTCATATATATCAATCCTCGCCATTTTAAATATAATCAATAGTAATTGTTTATTAATATTTCTTATTGAATAATATAACATTTTTATGGAATTAAAGCAAGTTACATATACAATATATAATTATAGTATTTGCAGTGTTAAATAATATATTTATATATTGAAAATATAATCTAGGATTATTTCTGCATTTATATAAAAGTGTTAC is from Clostridium acetobutylicum ATCC 824 and encodes:
- a CDS encoding ABC transporter permease — protein: MNFFVIVLANCRRYLKNFRYTASMIVVPILLTGFVTFFNLGNFGTDADDKIAIVNLDKGRCGSELVKYLKVKDVFNKKDVAIKELKNNNYSGVYEIEKDFTVNINNGRVPKIISYKTDDVSYNEAFENEMKSKISLMVKGTGNEGKSNLILKYREYRGSLLDSTGLTFLIIYCMMLFSMNFSMDLIKLRKDRVLKRLSVTKHKTYIIVWAMYFAMFITQTILYSISFLLSAVMCGYKIQNMGVTVLNIALSSIICIGIVIVGSRILKNDKVASTGSSIVCLLMVYINIVGGNAANSNLSKFRKLTPFYWIMDSVEKAKVFPNSIIVLLIALVLFTAGGFGYNNFSENE
- the trxB gene encoding thioredoxin-disulfide reductase; amino-acid sequence: MKKEKILDLVIIGAGPAGLTAGIYSSRAKLDFIILENELVGGQIRETPSIENFPGFDSISGADLADKMQEHAEKAGAVIDEFGNITSVKLTDTEKIIETSDTIYKPKSVIIATGSKSRPLPVPEEKKLRGKGIHYCELCDGAMYDGKDIVVVGGGNSAIDAAIFLTKYAKNLTVVHRSEKLRAEMRSQDELFKHNNVKLLLNTQIKHVEGENSIENIVLENSKTGEKSSLKADAIFVYIGTMPKTELFKDFIDLTELGHIKTNENLETNIKGVFAAGDVREKEIRQLTTAVNDGSIASLMAEKYIRNS